In Niallia sp. FSL W8-0635, one genomic interval encodes:
- a CDS encoding CBO0543 family protein: MMNMERWILIGIIAISILAILFLVPKNRAREAWVIFLSLQIITWPAGLLAVEWNMIDYPIQLFSFANEFNRSSFTFEFFLFPVTAIMFSLYFPKKSKKTGTFFYYFLFAGFFTCLEVIIERYTKLVDYLSWQGTYTLLSVMVTLFINHTYYIWFKKRLKGTETK, from the coding sequence ATGATGAATATGGAAAGATGGATTTTAATCGGAATTATTGCCATAAGCATCCTTGCCATTTTATTTCTTGTTCCCAAAAATAGAGCTAGAGAAGCTTGGGTGATATTTTTATCTTTGCAAATTATCACTTGGCCAGCAGGCTTACTTGCAGTGGAATGGAATATGATTGATTATCCTATTCAGCTTTTCTCATTTGCAAACGAATTTAATCGATCTAGCTTCACCTTTGAATTTTTTCTTTTTCCCGTTACAGCCATTATGTTTAGTTTATACTTTCCTAAAAAAAGCAAAAAAACAGGGACCTTTTTTTATTATTTTCTCTTTGCTGGCTTTTTCACTTGTCTGGAAGTGATAATTGAGCGCTATACCAAGCTTGTGGACTATCTAAGCTGGCAAGGAACTTATACCCTGCTATCTGTTATGGTTACCTTATTTATTAACCATACTTATTACATTTGGTTTAAAAAGAGGCTAAAAGGAACGGAAACGAAATGA